A stretch of the Malus domestica chromosome 08, GDT2T_hap1 genome encodes the following:
- the LOC103441173 gene encoding uncharacterized protein gives MRTHSLIAARQQPLQSRSPSTTISHVAPPPSHTCLSVPPSPPKLSYKYRTKSQARSSRSKLSDCEVSEMDAQKLRSEFLQVLRSRRSGEVPMLVEPAKPVANPLFQEDNPASFSEAMNACPKASIPDFKDKLQEENLYLNTEAGEQGRLPVLILSMKENCTQKRPAVVFLHSTNKNKEWLRPLLEAYASRGYVAIAIDSRYHGERARNISTYRDALVSAWKKGDTMPFLFDTVWDLIKLADYLTQREDIDPTRVGITGESLGGMHAWFAAAADTRYAVVVPIIGVQGFRWAIDNDKWQARVDSIKPVFEEARIDLRKSVIDKEVVEKVWDRIAPGLASQFDSPYLIPAIAPRPLLILNGAEDPRCPLAGLEVPNSKACKAYADGHAIDNFKFIAQPGIGHQMTPLMVVEASDWFDQFLKQ, from the exons ATGAGGACCCACTCGCTCATCGCTGCTCGTCAACAACCTCTGCAATCCAGGTCACCAAGCACCACGATCTCACACGTGGCACCTCCTCCGTCCCACACGTGTCTCTCCGTACCTCCCTCCCCGCCAAAACTGTCCTATAAATACCGGACCAAGTCGCAGGCCAGAAGCAGCAGATCAAAACTCAGTGACTGTGAAGTGAGCGAAATGGACGCTCAGAAGCTTCGCTCGGAGTTCCTCCAAGTTCTGCGCAGCAGACGATCGGGCGAAG TTCCAATGTTGGTTGAGCCGGCGAAACCGGTGGCGAATCCGTTGTTTCAGGAGGATAATCCAGCAAGCTTCAGTGAG GCAATGAACGCTTGTCCGAAAGCCAGCATCCCCGATTTCAAGGATAAGCtgcaggaagaaaacctttacTTAAATACTGAG GCAGGAGAGCAAGGGCGGTTGCCCGTGTTAATTTTGAGTATGAAGGAAAATTGTACCCAGAAAAGGCCTGCTGTTGTCTTTCTGCATAGTACAAACAAGAACAAAGAATGGTTAAGACCATTGCTTGAG GCCTATGCTTCAAGGGGATACGTAGCAATTGCCATTGATTCCCGCTACCATGGCGAACGTGCCAGAAATATCTCCACTTACAGAGAT GCTCTCGTATCAGCATGGAAAAAAGGTGATACAATGCCATTCTTATTTGATACG GTCTGGGACTTGATAAAATTGGCAGATTATTTAACACAGAGGGAGGATATAGACCCTACTAGGGTAGGAATCACCGGTGAATCACTTGGAG GGATGCATGCATggtttgctgctgctgctgacaCCCGTTATGCAGTAGTGGTTCCTATAATTGGTGTTCAG GGATTTCGATGGGCCATAGACAACGATAAGTGGCAGGCTCGAGTTGACAGTATAAAACCTGTTTTTGAGG AAGCACGAATTGATCTTAGGAAGAGTGTGATTGACAAAGAAGTGGTGGAGAAG GTCTGGGATAGGATTGCTCCAGGTCTGGCCTCCCAGTTTGATTCTCCTTACTTGATTCCAGCTATCGCACCTCGTCCTCTGTTGATTTTAAACG GTGCCGAAGATCCTCGATGTCCGCTTGCTGGTCTGGAAGTTCCCAACTCCAAAGCATGCAAGGCTTATGCAGATGGGCACGCCATAGACAACTTCAAG TTCATAGCGCAGCCAGGAATCGGGCACCAAATGACCCCGCTCATGGTAGTCGAGGCCAGTGACTGGTTCGACCAGTTTCTGAAGCAGTGA
- the LOC103441174 gene encoding protein PEROXIN-4 has product MQASRARLFKEYKEVQREKVADPDIQLVCDDTNIFKWTALIKGPSETPFEGGIFQLAFAVPEQYPLQPPQVRFLTKIFHPNVHFKTGEICLDILKNAWSPAWTLQSVCRAIIALMAHPEPDSPLNCDSGNLLRSGDLRGYYSMARMYTRLAAMPKKG; this is encoded by the exons ATGCAG GCATCAAGGGCAAGGCTTTTCAAGGAATACAAAGAGGTGCAGCGAGAGAAAGTTGCTGATCCAGATATTCAATTAGTTTGTGATGACACAAACATATTTAAATGGACTGCTCTCATCAAG GGTCCATCAGAGACCCCATTTGAAGGCGGTATATTCCAGCTTGCTTTTGCGGTGCCTGAGCAGTATCCTTTGCAACCTCCACAAGTCAGGTTCTTGACAAAAATATTCCATCCAAATGTACATTTCAAG ACGGGAGAGATTTGCCTTGATATTTTAAAGAATGCATGGAGCCCTGCTTGGACACTTCAATCTGTTTGTAGGGCTATAATCGCTTTAATGGCCCATCCAGAACCTGACAGCCCATTGAACTGTGATTCTG GCAATCTTCTGCGTTCTGGCGACCTCCGAGGGTACTATTCCATGGCACGAATGTACACTAGGCTTGCTGCCATGCCCAAGAAAGGCTGA
- the LOC103441175 gene encoding TOM1-like protein 9 — protein MVNYLVERATSDMLIGPDWAMNIEICDICNHDPVQAKDVVKGIKKRLGSKNSKVQLLALTLLETIIKNCGDIVHMHVAEKDLLHDMVRIVKKKPDYHVKDKILILIDTWQEAFGGPRARYPQYYAAYQDLLRSGAVFPQRSESSAPVFTPPQTQPLTAYPQNLQDPDRPKDVAEPSAEAEFPTLSLTELQNAKGIMDVLAEMLSAIDNKEGLRQEVIIDLVDQCRTYKQRVVHLVNSTSDESLLCQGLALNDDLQRLLAKHEAIASGNPVQPDKPKPAANGALVDVGGPLVDTGNDNKQPDGRSVSSSGSGANPLNQLLLTAPPATNGSTSTAKVDPRMDLLSGDDFGLPKADASLALVPVGEQQPTTPVSQQNALALMDMFGTESVPNPVNTHPANAASQPNPSPPQFPQQQNFQSPQGGFLPNGNAPIMGVPQYEQSPFAQGAAPAWNGQMVQSQPLQQQPLSPGYGSPTSGSLPPPPWEAQSIDDGSPVAGSRFSPPPLQVTTKVVVSAPGGFHPQGPQSDQLVGMYIQPITTTHLSTINNQVGPSSHLGLPSQPAQGPYTGMTPQAIQAGQMTSMHPQQMYGGNQFVPYGYDQQQHPHQAYALQQQQQQQYQHQQAYALQQQQHQAYALQQQQQQQYALQQQMYGLSVNDNGLKNPYQVSAPSYVPPSRPSRPEDKLFGDLVDFAKLKPTKPTSGAAGSV, from the exons ATGGTGAATTATCTGGTGGAACGCGCCACGAGCGACATGCTCATCGGTCCTGATTGGGCCATGAACATCGAAATCTGTGATATATGCAACCACGACCCTGT GCAAGCAAAGGATGTTGTTAAAGGTATAAAGAAGCGCCTTGGAAGTAAGAATTCAAAAGTTCAACTTCTTGCCCTTACA CTGTTGGAAACAATAATAAAGAATTGTGGAGACATTGTTCATATGCATGTTGCAGAGAAAGACCTCCTCCATGATATGGTTAGAATAGTAAAAAAGAAG CCGGACTATCATGTCAAAGATAAGATATTGATCCTGATAGATACCTGGCAAGAAGCTTTTGGGGGGCCGAGAGCAAGATATCCACAATACTATGCTGCATACCAGGATTTGTTG CGTTCTGGAGCAGTATTCCCTCAAAGATCCGAGTCATCTGCGCCTGTATTCACACCACCCCAGACACAGCCATTGACAGCATATCCTCAGAATTTGCAAGATCCAGATCGTCCAAAAGATGTAGCTGAGCCTTCTGCAGAGGCTGAGTTCCCAACCTTAAG TTTGACGGAACTTCAGAATGCAAAGGGTATCATGGATGTCCTGGCAGAAATGCTAAGTGCCATAGATAACAAAGAG GGGCTTAGGCAGGAGGTGATTATTGATTTGGTTGACCAGTGCCGTACATATAAGCAGAGAGTGGTACACCTTGTAAACTCGACTTC GGATGAATCACTTCTATGTCAAGGACTAGCGCTGAATGATGACTTGCAACGTCTTCTAGCCAAGCATGAAGCCATTGCTTCGGGAAATCCAGTTCAGCCAGATAAACCTAAGCCTGCAGCTAATGGAGCGCTTGTAGATGTTGGTGGTCCTCTAGTGGACACTGGAAATGACAACAAACAGCCTGATGGGAG ATCCGTCTCAAGTTCTGGTTCCGGTGCTAATCCACTTAATCAGTTATTGCTTACTGCCCCTCCAGCTACTAATGGTTCAACTTCTACTGCAAAGGTTGATCCCAGGATGGATCTTCTTAGCGGGGATGACTTTGGCTTACCAAAGGCAGATGCTTCACTGGCTCTTGTTCCCGTGGGAGAACAACAGCCAACTACTCCTGTTTCTCAGCAGAATGCCCTTGCTCTTATGGACATGTTTGGCACCGAGAGTGTCCCAAACCCTGTGAATACCCATCCTGCTAATGCAGCCAGCCAACCCAATCCTTCACCCCCACAATTCCCACAGCAGCAGAATTTTCAATCTCCACAAGGAGGATTTCTCCCAAATGGAAATGCCCCAATCATGGGGGTCCCTCAGTATGAGCAGTCTCCGTTTGCACAAGGTGCTGCTCCTGCATGGAATGGTCAGATGGTTCAGTCGCAACCACTGCAGCAGCAGCCGCTTTCGCCAGGCTATG GTTCACCAACCAGTGGATCATTGCCACCACCTCCCTGGGAAGCTCAGTCAATAGATGATGGCAGTCCAGTAGCAGGTTCTCGATTCTCCCCGCCCCCGCTGCAAGTTACTACCAAGGTGGTGGTCAGTGCACCGGGTGGTTTCCATCCCCAGGGTCCTCAAAGCGACCAGCTTGTAGGTATGTATATTCAGCCAATTACAACCACCCATTTGTCAACAATCAATAACCAAGTTGGTCCGAGCAGTCATTTGGGTTTGCCCTCTCAACCGGCCCAAGGGCCATATACGGGTATGACTCCACAAGCTATTCAAGCAGGTCAGATGACATCCATGCATCCTCAACAAATGTATGGTGGTAATCAATTTGTCCCCTACGGCTACGATCAGCAACAGCACCCGCATCAAGCGTATGCCCTTCAGCAACAGCAGCAACAGCAATATCAACATCAGCAAGCATACGCCCTTCAGCAACAGCAACATCAAGCGTACGCCCTTCAGCAACAGCAACAACAGCAATATGCCCTTCAGCAGCAAATGTACGGTCTTTCTGTTAACGATAATGGTCTGAAAAACCCCTACCAGGTTTCCGCGCCATCTTATGTTCCTCCAAGCAGGCCATCTAGGCCAGAGGATAAACTTTTCGGAGACCTCGTTGACTTTGCAAAACTCAAGCCAACAAAACCGACGTCTGGTGCAGCTGGTAGCGTCTGA